Part of the Apostichopus japonicus isolate 1M-3 chromosome 13, ASM3797524v1, whole genome shotgun sequence genome is shown below.
GAATCTTTTCACAATGGCAGTTACAGTATCAATCCCACTGAAGTTGCTTTCAATTCTTTATTGCTTCTCGTCTTAAAGCTACTAAAAGTTATAAagataatattaatttatttttctcaaaGTGACGGACCCATGGGGATTCAAGTTCTACATTGTGGACTCTTCTGCTCTGATCTCTTTCACTACATACAAATAATGATTATACATTTAACAAAACcttaacatttaacaataatatttaacaataacattaaacaataacatttaacaataacattaaacaataacatttaacaatacCATTTTGGCCTGTCCTTTTGCGACAGCGACCTCATTCAAGATCGGTAGGACATCCTTCTCTTCCATTTTGTATTCCGCTAATTTGGTCTCTGAAGgggaaaataaaagcaaaattaGAAGCATGCCAAATGAGGATAGGGGAATCAAGTAGTTATAACGATGGAAACACTATAAATTGCTTAAAATCCTCACACATATGACAAACCAACCCACTTTGAAATTAAGAACATCTTTTTACCTTCTCTGCAGAAAAGGCTCGATAGGTTTGCCTAAAAGGAGGATAGGGTGTTGTGTGAAACAAACCACTTAGTTTTCTACAAAGTATACCAGCAAATCCACTGTTCTCTCACCTTCTGACAAAATTGCCAACAAAAACTGCCCTTGGTAATGAAATTTTGATAACAAAAGTATTCAGtctatatttacattttatgtgAATTTTCCTTAACATGTTCACCACAggataatatttatatatccaTGCAGGCCTCTCCctttgtttcaaaatatatagTGTTGCAAAAGGACAAAAACCGGCAGTCTTGTGAGCAATTCCACAAATTTTCAGGCAAAGTTCAATTTGTCTACCTTAAGTAGATCACTGtcctatttttaattttactgctgttcttaaaaaaatattactcTATGTTAATACACTATCGTGAGATGCAAACATGTCGTTAAAGCCAATAGGTGGATCAATGCTGACATTTGGTATGTTACAAAACCTTCaaacaattcttgacaaggaaaaGCCAGAGCACTTACTTATGTGTTTCTCAATATTCTTTACATTTTTGACATCAAATTGGGTAACCATAGTGACAGCCATACCTCCCCTTCctgtaacaaaaaaacaaaatgacaaaatgatcAATAAAGGCATATCATTGACTGATTATTACATTTATTGTCAACACCATTACATAATATTGAGGCCAGTTGCTACATTATCAATGTTTGTTCAATAATTCAAATTCTGCTCCTACATCATTACAACATTTTCTGTGTAAAGTTCGATTTCTGGCAGTTCATGTAAATCCCCTTATAAAATCAACCTTATGATTGACATGAAAGAAATCTAATCATTAAATACTTTTCATAAAAACCGGCTTGtcctccctctcctcccaaTCACGATTCCTCCCAGCCCAAGGATCGCAATTTATTTCTCCCAGCCTCCAacctgttgaatattcaacatatCATTCCCAAGCTATGCATTTGGCAGCTCAGGAAAAATTGTCACTTATCACTTCCAGATGTTGTTTGACTctcataaaaaataatcatttttcGGGTGGTTTGAGCTGGCCAACTTATTCACAGCACAATTGTAGGGACATAAAACACTAAATACACTTGTCCACTCTGTGGCTAGCACTTCACAGAAACTTATGTGAATTACATCCACTAGTAGCTTCACATATACACAAAGACACATGACTTTTAATTAGACACATTTGAAGAGTCATTTAGTAGGAAACCCCCAAACTTAACGGCTTTAGATTATTTACTCACTGATGAGCTTACCCCTTTCCTCACAACCTAAGCAATCAACTGGTTACCTTTTTAGCATCATTCACCCGTAGCAACTGGTCACTTGTATTACATGGCAATTAGTGGATCTGCCTCATGGACTTTATAAAACAAACTGCAAGATTTGTCCAAAACTGTCGCTCTGAATCAACCTCACCCCTCATAGTTTTGATAAAACTACTTGGAAAAAGCTGTATTAACTGTTACCATATGCTTGTATTGTTATATGTTTTTTCTGAACAACATTTCTGGGATGCCCTCCCCATAATagcacccccccctccccataacAGCACCCCTGTCAACTACACATCTACCTTCAGCACTACCAATAAATTTACTAGTACATTATGCTGTTACATACCTGCTCTTGCAGTTCTGCCAACTCTATGTACATAGTCCTTAGGGGATGGAGGCACATTGTGATTAACAATCAGCTGCACGGAGGGAATGTCAAGGCCCCGGCTAGCCACATCTGTGGCTACCATCAGCCTTACTTGATTAGACTTGAATTGAGCTAACGATGCAAGACGAACTCtctgaaaaaatgaaaagagaatgtTATGACAGTCAGACAACAGAGACGTGATGTAAACTGTCTGCGGAAACAAATAACATTAAACTATTAAAGGGTTATCACAAACAGTAATTAAGTTTGTGCACTACAAATACAATAACAATGATTATAACCAACATTCAAGAGTTATCACAAACATTGATTAAATTTGTGCACTACAAATACAATAACTCTGATTATAACTACCATTCAAGAGTTATGACAAACATCTATGAAGTTTGTGTACTACTGTCTTACAGCAGCAAGCTacttggaaaaaaaacattgcaaatcATGAGGGAAAATGGATGTAACTACCCAGTTGACTTCAGAGTTTTAAATGCAAAAGATAAAGCCTGCTGAGTTTCGGATgcaatattttatgaaaactaTCTCTCAAGAAATCTGTTGGGCATCACCTTgttgtgtctgtgtgtgtgcgagcgtttgttttgctatctgaccgaggacttgaacaaaagaattccaggtcctcggttgtgatttctaaagaatcaccacgtccttggaagaattctattgtatgggggtattgttaaggttagggtacgtggatttgaacaatggaaaatacaatggagtcctcggtctgaatgtaatacaaacaggTGTGTACGTGCATTTGTGTCTGTGTGTATACAACACAGGAGCAGCCAGGATGCCACAAAAGTGGACTCTTTTTACCTCGATAACAAAAGTGAGATACTAACTGGTACCTTACTTTGGGTCTTTATAAAGAACAGTGTAACCTGAAATAACATCATTAATAGTAAAATGTCACTGATTAAACAAATCTACTTTATATCATTCTGTTCTCTTTCATTTCATTGGTGATTCAACATGAGCAGAAATACACAATTCATCTAAGTATTCTCTTAATGGTTCCTGAATACACAGTTTACATTCAGAGACACGCAATGTCAGAAGAAAATTGAGGATTCAGAAAATGAGATGATGAATAGAAATGCTGAATTTCTGTTCTTCAGCAAACTCTTGAAATCATTTACAAATTGTTACAAACCTGCTTCACCAGTGAATGGAGAGCGACATTTGGAAAATCTAGACTTCTGAGAGTAAGAGACAAAGTTTGGCAGAACCTTCAAAGGAAATGGAAATGAAAACCATTGTATCACACAAACAGTATTAAAAATTGTATGCAAACACTGTTAGAGAATTATGtaattcaaacttttttttaaatgttacatttgGAGCACAGAAAAGAAGATTTTACAGCTGCggtatataaaattataaaacaaaaccttTTTCACATTTCATCACAAGTTTTCACAAATACTAGCTCACGTTCAAACCGTATTTGGCATTTTTTATACTATAAATCTGATCAACAACTATTCGTTGTTCCAACCGTGAAAAAAAGTGCTTTTTCATACGCATTCATATTTGTTGACATTGTTTTTGTGAAAAAGCTGAGGAAAGTAATTTTAGTTAGGCTTTACACTTACCTGTGATTTTAAGTGCTGTTTTCCAGACAAATTGAACTGACTCTTACTAAACactttgtatatatgttaagaCACTAATGCAACAATCCAGCAGTATACCGTAATCTGCGCATACTTAAAAATGTGCATACTTAAACATGTGTAAACACTTTGCATATGCAACATGTCATAGGACAGGGAATAAATTATTAAGTGTTGAATATTAATGTGCTAAGTAGGCAGAAGTGGCACATTTGCAGAGATATACAAAGCAGATTATTTTGACAAAATGCAAGGTAATTGTTATGATTTAAAGAAAGTCAAAGTACACAGactaaaaaataattaattttgcaGAATGTAAACACTACTGTTTTCTCTCTCTTGATCTATGTGATATCTGTCTGTTATATGAAGTTACTAGAACATGATTTAGTTGAGTTGACTTTACTTGGTAGACTTTACAAACCAATCAACAAATATTAACAACTACAACTGGCATGAGATGTCATGACAATCTAGACCACTGGTATTCAAAGTTATTTTCTTGGTCACCCCCAAATCTCACTTTGGTGACCCCTCCAGTGATGGATTTTTGTGGCCTGGGGAAGGGATCTACATGGAGGTGGTCAATTATGATTAAGGGTGCCTGGTTTACAAAACGGTGTTATATTTGCAGCTTCTGGAATAACTTCAGTTCACGATTTATCAAGTTTTTTCCACAGCAatatttcctttcaaattttctggTGACCTTTTAAAAATTAAGACCCTTAGAAAGGGTATGTATATTGAATACCAGGGATTTAGACTGAcacaaaaatttccaaaattaaatggaatgaatgaaataataaGCTTAAATAGAAAAACTATTTCATACAACTACTTGAATATCCCATCAACAAAGATGTCTTCACTAACCTGCACGTTCCAGTGAATATGATAATGGATCTGTCTTTATCTTCTTCCATGAAATCTTTCAGCATCTGAACCAAGAAAGCATCTTTAACCTGAGCTGGAACCAGTAGGTACCTCTGGTCAAGTTGCTCTACTGTCACCACACTGAAAGCAACAATAATATTATCATTTCAATTGACTTGCCCACATCGATGCAAATGGAGCAAAATGGAGAAAAAGTACATCTGTATGCActgaaaatttatttatttatgtttaataGGAGACTTAAATCCCAACGATCGCTAACGGTCTATGGGATAGAAGATATCTGTCATGATCAACTCACCCCCAAAcagataagaaaaaaattatttcatttgggAGATATAACAACTTCAGCACTTTCTAACACACAAAGGGGGACGACTTGATCAATTTTTAAACATGGCATCATCGAGCCAACTGTACTGCAATTTTTTGTTTCTGACTTATTACAATGTATATTTCCTAtcatggagatgggttttgcaaataaTGAATCTCAAAAATGTTGAACATtttaacatgacctaatgatAACACAACATATCAGCAAAAAAATAATGGTTGGCTTTGTGTCCCTGATTCAGCAACATTTTtggaatatttgtttctttaacaTTCTGACTCAGTCAAGTGTCACTTGCGAGTAAAGAAGGAAATGTATACAATTTCACAACATTTTCCCTAAGTTTTCTTTTACAGACGATTAAGATCACTGTGTTGacggcagttttttttttttaataataaacagtttCCTTTAAATCACTTCGTGAAAAACATTCATGTGGCAAGAAAACATTACAATGGTGGCTCAGTTTTGATTAATTACAACATTATCTtcattcagaaaaaaaaaaaaattggtaaggTCACACAATGGGTGCTGAAAGACCATTATGCTTTTAAAAAGGTGTCTTGAATCTCTTGATGTCAgggaaaacaaaagtaaaatatgCACAGTCAGATTGGGCCATTCCAATGCACCTGTATCACAGTTTTATGCATCTGATTTGAGCAGTTTCAGTGTGTAGCAAAAAACCCACATAGTTTCTATAAATAGTACATCTgatcaggggcggcgatttgtttcaaatattgggggggacatttgcttgggtgcaggatTGTAGCAACTGCCAtgcatccccaaaattgttcgcgcacttcgtgatattttgtatatatgtacatatggtTACTGGTTGCTATagccctattttccttttttatcagcaaaccaaatttcattatggatgcggtccgtctagctaattcatttcgGAAAAAAGTAAACTTCTTTCGATCTGTGACggttttggtgatatttagtaacaaattgtgacacggttagacaggcgcgtagcgaggaatttgccaagggaggggcaaagattgtaggcaaactatctaagcgtagcgccacatggtggcgcgaagcgtaaaagaaaattttggccataaatgcctcccagattgctggaaatggcacttcccaggccttgtaagttgcatctaagcattttctattttgaaattactagcaatatcataaacaaaatatgctcgagggggggcggtcgccataggcgtaggaggcggggggctgcagTCCAAAAgtttttgtgaaattcgggcaatatgctgagaatttttgggGCACCTACTGATAGAAGaataattttgcaatgtgtttttcaatggttaaacttatattattattatcattattattgtaaggaCTTCCGCAATCATTTTAACCAATAGGGATGTGTAATAACACGgaatatgattgtatgttattggcatgtgatgtaataaccgatgaatgcctatgtgatatgcacattaacatgttgaatgcgcgtgGAAGGCgccaaaaaatttggttatatttttcgggcaagttgttACAGACCCCCAAATCAAAGTAGGCTCCTACGTCTGTGGCGCCGCcgccgccaaatatgatttggataaataaatatctcacgcattattttctatttatagccacaaagaaaaaaactatgccatcaaatattggggggatattagatactatatccccccacctaaaatattgggagggacatgtcccccctccccccccatgatcgccgcctaTGCATCTGCTATTCAAAAGCCACTTGTACCTTGCACcctcttaaagcagcttttgcATCCTTTTTCATatatgattttctcaacctcactgactccacgatgccataaatgacatacataactagcttatctatacaaatcttacttcaaatggtggcataaaagtcgaacaatttacaactttcaacgcTGTTTTTCTCAAGATGTTTTCGTTAGGAGCGCAAAAAACCCGCCCCTGGGTTTAAACTCTGAACGCCATTGACCATTACGTAAaataaaaccatggtaaatttgtgtACAAATTTGTGTACAAATTTGTGTATGGTACCAACTTTTTTGAGCTATTTTTAGCAACAGCTCATAGCTAAACATGTTAGCTATTCACTGTTTGGTTAAATTCAAAATaatgggtttgggggaactgtaggAATTTGTGGGAAGACACTTTACTCATTATCTGTAGAAGTCCTTAATTACTCACCAATTAATGTTTTGGCAGGGGAAAAAAATGGcttatatcttagtttgctgatttgtgattgatatatatgtagtaaCTCAATGGACATGTCCAAAAggtggaaaacggcgaccaaacgcaaaatgctgctttaaaatatatcaaGCCCTCCCataaaacaatttatttttgcCCATTTGAACAGAAATGTCCATCCCTGGAGTAACACACGTACCCCTTttacaaacaagcaaacaaacacattttaagGAAGTTCAAACAGAATATAAAAACTTGCAAAGATTAGAGGAATTCAAACTTACGGGGCTTTGGAAGTCCAGAAGAATGGTTTTTTCATGGCTAGATTTCTGAGTTCATACATGGTATCTGTGATAGTCGCACTAAACAGCAGAGTCTGTCTCTTCTCCGGGAGGGAATCAAAGATGACCTCTAAATCGGCTCCAAAGTTACCTTCCAGTAGTCTGTCTGCTTCATCGAGAACCTTTCACGAGgacggaataaaaaacaaaatatttaacaactaATGAGCATTGGTATTAAACAAACTACCAAACCCTCCAGATCTGCATCTCAGAGAGCAAATCTTGCATATCTGTGAATTGATATGGATGCACAGCTTCAGTTGGGTTCTAGCAGTAACGGGAGAGCCTGCCTACAaaatcagttttaatatttattaaaatataaaaattaagaaaagagtCAAATATTCCCAACTAGAATAGAATTTAAAACCAGAAAATGGAgaagtaaaatacaaaacaaaaattctgcTTCCTGAAATTGTGTCGTTGCCAGGtcagtttttattattttatcttaATTACTGCAAGATAAACATGGAATAACAAATGCGAGATCTATGTGAACTAGGTTCATGGACTGCAGCAATCAAAACTTGGCAAATGATCAAATGTTTATACCAAAATGGCAGTCGCTTGGACTAGAGGAAATGACATCAATTTCTGAAGAAGACAAACATAAATTTTCCAGACAAGAAATACAAGCATCCTTTGTCACAAGTaaaattttaccaaaaattGAATGGACTTTAATTCCAGCAAGGTTGAACTCTGTAAGTGGTCAGCAAGTCGCCCAGGGGTTGCTATGACGATATGAGGCTTCCTTTCTAACTGTTTGCCTTGTTCAATCATGTCTGAGGAAAAAGATATAAAACCGGTTTTGTGGGAATTGAAAAGTTGGGAGCATGATATATATACCGTCGCAGATGAAAAATGTACTATGATACAAGATATATACTACGGCATGGATGGAATGGAACTGAGGGAAAAACACTTATTTACAGCAAAACACTTGTTGTACTATTCCAACTGTGCATGTGAATTTCATATACccacagtacagtaggtcatgTGATAAGACAGAATATTAAATACTGTAAATGTCACATAAGTTGTTCTGCAATATAGTCAACTGGTGGGAATACTTGGCCTTCATAAACCGCTTCCAATCATCAAAGATATGTGACTATAGATTGATGTCAGtgaatgatttttttctgaaaCGCTATATAGTATCTAGCAAAGATGTAACACgtatatataaacaaactaGGTAAAACTACAAAGTATTTTGTAGACAGTCTTACACAAATATTAATTAGCAGTAATTTCTACATAAATGACTAAGTTCATGAACCTTTAAGATTGCATATACAGTTTAGTAAACCAGTTTTCTTACTTACCAACTCCACCAATAACAACACAGTCCTTGATCCTCATAGGACGTCCTAAGACATGAAAGTGTTCCGATATCTGATAGGCAAGTTCTCTGGTAAAAGCAGGCAAAGAATAATTCATTCTGCAGTTGAAGCACTTGACTACGGTATTTGGCACTTGACATTGGTAACTACAATGCTCTAGAATTTTACAATGCTCTAGAATTCATTAtaaattccaatatatatatactggaagCAAAGTGCAAATTATGTTGAACTTCCTTCTTGTGTGTTAATAAAGAGAGAAGAGGAGCAAAGGGATTGGAAATGAGATGAGGATGTGAGACATGGCCAAGAGGATGGCATTGGGAGGATATCAAACTTTTAACTGGTCAATCTGTTACTAATGACATAATCTTTACAAGGCATTATCTACAAGCATCTCACTTGAGTTAAATCAAAGGGACTCGCTCTCCAGCTGCATCCAGAATCAACAGAGGGTGCTGCCATGTCAGACCTACCTACTTCAacgaaacttgacaagctgcatTCCTTGACCGCAGATCATAATGGTACCATCATACCATGAATTAATTACTACTAGTTTATTCAATTCCATTTGTAACTATTGAAGATAAGATATTTTAAACGAAattttaaaagtttgaaatcaaGCTGACATTTTCTAAAGCATGTGTTTCCTTTGGTGAAACTGGCACATGGAACCATGAACTAGTCAATCACCCAGAAtgtcagtaatatatatatgcatgatcACATGCCTGTGAGTGCTTTTCACACGATGATGTTACTTTAATACAGAGATCTTCAACAAGTAAAGATCACACACGTTAGGACCATATGACAGCACCCCTCCTGTTGaggcaccaccccccccccagaaaaccCATAGGCTTTTCAACTGCAAACATCCGAGAGGACTCCTTCCATAACAATAATGCAACAATCTGACCcatcaatacaaacacatgAAAATACATACAGTTAGCACAGCAACAGCTTATTCCCAATGTCAAACAAGCTATCttctgccacccccccccaattcaGCATATTGTACATGTACACTGCGTAGAAAGGTGCATACAGAAAGGTTTAACATTTATCGAGTATAATTGAGTAGATAAACGTAGAGTATACGCCTACGCAAGTTATACCCGAGCGGTGCTGTACACGCGTTGACACTAAACTAGTATATAATTTCTTACCTTGTGGGTGTGAGTATGAGAGCAAATATCCCATATGGATCTTCACTCAGTTTCTGCAGAATGGGGAGAGCAAATGCTGCTGTCTTTCCACTACCAGTCTTGGCACAACCAATGCAATCCTCCCCTGTGTATGATAGAAATCAATATTATCCCCCTTGGATGGGATGCTTGATGGCTTTAAAAGATGACTTAAATTGAATCACGAAGTTAATTTCCATTTGTTGTAGACTACCTTCAAAAGGCTGATTGCATTCCAGGCTGTATTTCTGTACCACAATTCTATGATAATTCTGCTGAAGTTCATCAATTAGAGTGCCTGGACTAATTGGGTCAATTCCTCAGATGTAACACAGAACTCAATGGGAGAAAAACATACCAGTTTTATGGCCCCACATGACGTGTTAACAAGTTATTACACATTTGTCAAGAACTATTGGCATTATCGAATGTCATCCAACGTGGTGCTCTGATGTTAAGTATGGATTGAACAGAACAGGTTTTGGCTAAGTTAATACTATTTATAAAACTaatgattaatattaacattaagaCCCTGTACTGTCATCACCAAGACATTTTATTGGTGATTATCTACAAAACCAGAGTAGCCAGAGACATTAATTACTACTGCAGCAATGTTCAGTTTTTCCTATATATATCTTGGACTacgatataaacaaaaatttacaTAGCCTACTGTAAGTTGGGCTAGGGCCTAGCGTAACTTAGTTTGAAGCACTATACAAAACTAACCTTTGAGAATTGGTGGAATGCAATGGTGTTGAATAGCACTTGGTCGTGTTATTCCAACAGACTTGCACTGATCTATGAGCCAGTCATCGAGGCCAAGTTTGGTGAAAGACGACTGAAAACTCTTCTCTACTTCCATATCAGCCATTTTGATCTGATGATGATGAGAATACACCCGGCCTATGAGATGTTACTCAGGAATAGCTTGTAGTTCGAGTTTATTACAGACGGAACGTTCTGAATCGGTGCACGTTGTTTACCGTACCAAATATACATTCCCAAACATGTGAATTGCGCAATTAgtttaacatgtggaacgccgTTTGGAACAATGTCATGGAGCCTCTggaaaagatcctgctaggatcgaacgtcaggccaacttacttttacacatggaAAGAAGTGATaatttattacattatataCCACGATGGATTTTGATAGTAATAATTACTATCATTTTCAAATCCTATCGTGACATAGGCTAAGCCACGTAAAAGATGAACAAGAAGTTACGTCCTCGTCAGTGACGgataaactataaaaaaaatcaagattgTGGGACAGCTCTTGTACATAAATTTGAACTGGCGTTTGGTTGTTTCATTTCGCTCGACATGACGTCAGTGCAATATATTGCAACACACTAAAcatacaccccacccccattatAGCGTTTCCTCGTGGCAAATTTGCAATTGCTTTGTTGGAAAATAACATGGCGCCCTGATTTTCATGAGCCTATATTAATAACAACCATGTCCGGCGAGAGGTGGTAGGGCTGTCAAATTGGGACTGAAGTTAGTAGGATAACATGGTGGAGAGCACCATGGGTAATagcaaggaaataaaaatatatgatacataAGTATACTTAAGAGGATTTTCTTTtgacaaacaatgtgaaacttatACCTATGAGCAAAAA
Proteins encoded:
- the LOC139978795 gene encoding probable ATP-dependent RNA helicase DDX49 — protein: MADMEVEKSFQSSFTKLGLDDWLIDQCKSVGITRPSAIQHHCIPPILKGEDCIGCAKTGSGKTAAFALPILQKLSEDPYGIFALILTPTRELAYQISEHFHVLGRPMRIKDCVVIGGVDMIEQGKQLERKPHIVIATPGRLADHLQSSTLLELKSIQFLVLDEADRLLEGNFGADLEVIFDSLPEKRQTLLFSATITDTMYELRNLAMKKPFFWTSKAPVVTVEQLDQRYLLVPAQVKDAFLVQMLKDFMEEDKDRSIIIFTGTCRFCQTLSLTLRSLDFPNVALHSLVKQRVRLASLAQFKSNQVRLMVATDVASRGLDIPSVQLIVNHNVPPSPKDYVHRVGRTARAGRGGMAVTMVTQFDVKNVKNIEKHIKTKLAEYKMEEKDVLPILNEVAVAKGQAKMKLEELDFGEKRRINKRKKLILEGKDPEEEERRKLKVIKEKKKAAKARREERRKAKSS